The Microcebus murinus isolate Inina chromosome 4, M.murinus_Inina_mat1.0, whole genome shotgun sequence genome has a segment encoding these proteins:
- the CRLF1 gene encoding cytokine receptor-like factor 1, with the protein MPAGRPGPAAQSARRPPPLLPLLLLCVLVLGAPRAGSGAHTAVISPQDPTLLIGSSLQATCSVHGDPPGATAEGLYWTLNGRRLAPELSRVLNASTLALALANLNGSRQQSGDNLVCHARDGSILAGSCLYVGLPPEKPFNISCWSKNMKDLTCRWTPGAHGETFLHTNYSLKYKLRWYGQDNTCEEYHTVGPHSCHVPKDLALFTPYEIWVEATNRLGSARSDVLTLDILDVVTTDPPPDVHVSRVGGLEDQLSVRWVSPPALKDFLFQAKYQIRYRVEDSVDWKVVDDVSNQTSCRLAGLKPGTVYFVQVRCNPFGIYGSKKAGIWSEWSHPTAASTPRSERPGPGGGACEPRGGEPSSGPVRRELKQFLGWLKKHAYCSNLSFRLYDQWRAWMQKSHKTRNQDEGVLPSGRRGSARGPAR; encoded by the exons ACACGGCCGTGATCAGCCCACAGGACCCCACGCTCCTCATCGGCTCCTCCCTGCAGGCCACGTGCTCAGTGCACGGGGACCCCCCCGGGGCCACGGCCGAGGGTCTCTACTGGACCCTCAATGGGCGCCGCCTGGCCCCCGAGCTCTCCCGCGTGCTCAATGCCtccaccctggccctggccctggccaacCTCAACGGGTCCAGGCAGCAGTCGGGGGACAACCTCGTGTGCCACGCCCGGGACGGCAGCATCCTTGCCGGCTCCTGCCTCTATGTCGGCC TGCCCCCCGAGAAACCCTTCAACATCAGCTGCTGGTCCAAGAACATGAAGGACCTGACCTGCCGCTGGACGCCCGGAGCCCACGGGGAGACCTTCCTCCACACCAACTACTCCCTCAAGTACAAGCTGAG GTGGTATGGGCAGGACAACACCTGTGAGGAGTACCACACGGTGGGGCCTCACTCCTGCCACGTTCCCAAGGACCTGGCACTCTTCACGCCTTACGAGATCTGGGTGGAGGCCACCAACCGCCTGGGCTCTGCGCGCTCGGACGTGCTCACGCTGGACATCTTGGATGTGG TGACCACGGACCCCCCACCTGATGTGCACGTGAGCCGCGTCGGGGGCCTGGAGGACCAGCTGAGCGTGCGCTGGGTCTCGCCACCAGCCCTCAAGGATTTCCTCTTTCAAGCCAAGTACCAGATCCGCTACCGCGTGGAGGACAGTGTAGACTGGAAg gtgGTAGATGACGTCAGCAATCAGACCTCGTGCCGCCTGGCGGGCCTGAAGCCCGGCACGGTCTACTTCGTGCAAGTGCGCTGCAACCCGTTCGGAATCTACGGCTCCAAGAAGGCTGGGATCTGGAGCGAGTGGAGCCACCCCACGGCCGCCTCCACCCCCCGCAGCG AGCGCCCGGGCCCGGGCGGCGGGGCGTGCGAGCCGCGGGGCGGCGAGCCGAGCTCGGGCCCGGTGCGGCGCGAGCTCAAGCAGTTCCTGGGCTGGCTCAAGAAGCACGCGTACTGCTCGAACCTCAGCTTCCGCCTCTACGACCAGTGGCGAGCCTGGATGCAGAAGTCGCACAAGACCCGCAACCAG GACGAGGGGGTCCTGCCCTCGGGCAGACGGGGCTCGGCGAGAG GTCCTGCCAGATAA